GTTCGTCGTAGAGCAGGATGGCCGGCTCCATGGCGATAGCCCGGGCTAAGGATACCCGCTTGCGCATGCCACCGGAGAGCTCGGCTGGCATGCGATTTTCAACGTTCTGCAAACCGACCAGTTTTAGTTTTTCTACGGCCGCGGCCTTGATTTTTTCGTCGGAGAGATTCGTATGCCGCCCCAGGGCAAACCCGACGTTCTCCCAAACCGACATGGAATCGAAGAGGGCATCGCGCTGGAAAAGCATGCCGAATTTTTTGCGCAGCCCATTCCATTCCTCCTCGGAAAGGTGGGAGATCTCCTGCCCGTCTACGTAAATCTCTCCTTGGTCGTGATGCAGGAGGCCGATGACACACTTGATAAGCACGCTTTTGCCGGTTCCACTCCCCCCGATGACGACCATGGATTCCCCGCATTTAACTTCCAAATTGAGGCCGCGCAGGACATGGTTCGGCCCAAAAGATTTGTAGACGTTTTTAAGCTGGATCATGGTTTCATCTGAGCCGCGTCGGCATTGTTTTTCGGTCATGTTATCAACCTGAACCTTCGGTAATCAACTATCAGCTTGCAAGAAAGAATTCATTGCCCAGTCCTTAACGCTCAGTCCTCCGTCTTTTTTCTTCTGCCCTAACCCGGCGTAGCCGGAACCAAAGTGGTAAAGATAAAAATCCTAAATCCCAATATCTAAATTCTAAACAAATTCCAAATCCAAAATTCCAAATTCAAAAAGGCCTTGTTTGGAGCATTGGGATTTTGAACCTTCGTGCTTGTTTAGGATTTCGTGCTTCGGATTTAGGATTTTTCTCATGACGTTTGTTTAAAGAACTTTCTTGCCAATTTGCGCATAACTTCATTCTTAAGCGCCTAAAAGAACATGGCGGTTATAAAATAATTGGCGATCAGAATCAAAAGGGAAGACATGACTACCGCCCGGGTGGTGGATTTCCCCACGCCCTCGGCCCCTCCTTGGGTATTAAACCCCTGGTAACATCCAATGGTGGCAATGATTATTCCGAAAATGCAGGCTTTAAAGAGGCCAATATAAATGTCCTCCAAATCCAGATAATCATAGGTCCGGCGGAGGTAAACCGTTGGGTTGCTGCCCAGAAGTTTGACGCTGACCAGATATCCACCCAGGATGCCTACCACATCGGCAAAAACCGTAAGGATAGGCATGACGATCAAGGCGGCCAAGAACCTGGGCACGATTAAATACTTGATGGGATTGGTGGCCAGCGTGTAGAGGGCGTCAATTTGCTCGGTGACCTGCATCGTTCCTAATTCCGCGGCCATGGCTGACCCTATG
This genomic window from Deltaproteobacteria bacterium contains:
- a CDS encoding ATP-binding cassette domain-containing protein, with amino-acid sequence MTEKQCRRGSDETMIQLKNVYKSFGPNHVLRGLNLEVKCGESMVVIGGSGTGKSVLIKCVIGLLHHDQGEIYVDGQEISHLSEEEWNGLRKKFGMLFQRDALFDSMSVWENVGFALGRHTNLSDEKIKAAAVEKLKLVGLQNVENRMPAELSGGMRKRVSLARAIAMEPAILLYDE
- a CDS encoding ABC transporter permease produces the protein MIHFFNGIGLFILKFLDESGRVMLLFYKTLIWTFRPPFDVRNLLKQIEEVGVKSIPVVLITGAFTGMVLALQSYTGFKRFNAEAFVGTVVALSMTRELGPVLSGLMVSGRIGSAMAAELGTMQVTEQIDALYTLATNPIKYLIVPRFLAALIVMPILTVFADVVGILGGYLVSVKLLGSNPTVYLRRTYDYLDLEDIYIGLFKACIFGIIIATIGCYQGFNTQGGAEGVGKSTTRAVVMSSLLILIANYFITAMFF